One uncultured Methanobrevibacter sp. genomic window carries:
- the hemB gene encoding porphobilinogen synthase: protein MVFPVTRMRRYRKNSKIRNIVRETKLNKEDLIYPIFFKEELKDDEKEPIESMPGEYRYSLDAGVKFAKQLEEKGLKSIIVFGVPLPETKDEVATPDYSSTGIVQKAIRELKKQTNLVIIGDVCLCQYTSHGHCGLIKENNDNDDGIEILNDESLKYIAKVAVSYAEAGADIVAPSDMMDGRVDAIRTALDENGFYNVMIMSYSAKYASAFYEPFRAAADSSPSHGNRKSYQMDPANALEAIRECELDVIEGADFLMVKPALPYLDIIKTVREEFTLPLVSYNVSGEYSMIMAAIEKGFLTENAILESLLSIKRAGSDLIITNFASYVLLNDLL, encoded by the coding sequence ATGGTATTTCCAGTTACAAGAATGAGAAGATATAGAAAAAACTCTAAAATTAGGAATATTGTACGTGAAACTAAATTAAATAAAGAAGATTTAATTTATCCTATTTTTTTCAAAGAAGAACTTAAAGATGATGAAAAAGAACCTATTGAATCTATGCCTGGGGAATATAGATATTCTTTAGATGCAGGAGTTAAATTTGCAAAACAATTAGAAGAAAAAGGCTTAAAATCCATAATTGTTTTTGGAGTTCCGTTACCTGAAACTAAAGATGAAGTAGCTACTCCAGATTATTCATCCACTGGAATAGTTCAAAAAGCAATTCGTGAACTTAAAAAACAAACTAATTTAGTTATAATTGGTGATGTATGTTTATGTCAATATACTTCTCATGGACATTGTGGTTTAATTAAAGAAAATAATGATAATGATGATGGAATTGAAATATTAAATGATGAATCATTAAAATATATTGCTAAGGTTGCTGTTTCTTATGCTGAAGCAGGTGCAGATATTGTAGCTCCTTCTGATATGATGGATGGTAGAGTTGATGCTATTAGAACAGCATTAGATGAAAATGGATTTTACAATGTTATGATTATGTCATATTCTGCAAAATATGCTTCTGCGTTTTATGAACCATTTAGAGCAGCTGCAGACTCTTCACCAAGTCATGGAAATCGTAAAAGTTATCAAATGGATCCTGCAAATGCACTTGAAGCAATTAGGGAATGTGAACTTGATGTAATTGAAGGTGCTGACTTTTTAATGGTTAAACCTGCTTTACCTTATTTGGATATTATTAAAACAGTTAGAGAAGAATTTACTTTACCTTTAGTTAGTTATAATGTAAGTGGAGAATATTCTATGATTATGGCAGCTATTGAAAAAGGATTTTTAACTGAAAATGCAATTTTAGAATCATTACTTTCAATTAAAAGAGCAGGATCTGATTTAATAATTACTAATTTTGCATCATATGTACTTTTAAATGATTTACTTTAA
- a CDS encoding endonuclease III domain-containing protein — protein sequence MSENNINLIYNKLLEKYSYQGWWPLLSYQGINPTKTGAIEGYHPKDYSFPKNSNEQFEIIMGSILTQNTSWPSVEKALKNLSILTEFSPKSILKLANSNENEFKQAIKVAGYFNQKFNYLKNIAEFYISLEGRVPSRKEILKVKGVGNETADSILLFAYKQKEFKVDAYTKRIFSYLGYFDEKEKYMYIKKLFEDNFKGTVNEYQEYHALIVEHAKHYYLKKPYGVEDKLLDEFKI from the coding sequence ATGTCTGAAAATAATATAAATTTAATCTATAATAAATTACTTGAAAAATATTCTTATCAGGGTTGGTGGCCTCTTTTAAGTTATCAGGGAATTAATCCTACTAAAACTGGGGCTATTGAAGGTTATCATCCAAAAGATTATAGTTTTCCAAAAAATTCAAATGAACAATTTGAAATTATAATGGGATCTATTTTAACTCAAAATACTTCTTGGCCTTCAGTTGAAAAGGCATTAAAAAATTTAAGTATTTTAACAGAATTTTCACCTAAAAGTATTCTTAAATTAGCTAATTCAAATGAAAATGAATTTAAACAAGCTATTAAGGTAGCAGGATATTTCAATCAAAAATTTAATTATCTTAAAAATATTGCAGAATTTTATATTTCCTTAGAGGGCAGAGTTCCATCTAGAAAGGAAATATTGAAAGTCAAAGGTGTTGGTAATGAAACAGCAGATTCTATTTTACTTTTTGCATATAAACAAAAAGAATTTAAAGTTGATGCTTATACTAAACGAATATTTTCATATTTGGGTTATTTTGATGAAAAAGAAAAATATATGTATATTAAAAAATTATTTGAAGATAATTTTAAAGGTACTGTTAATGAATATCAGGAGTATCATGCTTTAATTGTAGAACATGCAAAACATTACTATTTAAAAAAGCCTTATGGTGTTGAAGATAAACTTTTAGATGAATTTAAAATATAA
- a CDS encoding phenylalanine--tRNA ligase subunit alpha has protein sequence MSGDIKKTISELHIYEKKLLKELENNPNATPEEIAKTTGMDVKSVMSAAGSLASKDIIEVDKDVEEIISLTTDGNEYANEGLPERKILRVLSSKKEMNMGELAKDADIDKKETNIAIGWLVRKNWAKINKGIVTITDHGQESFKNLGTDEKLLKHLEEAKNSIKSNLPPELLDGFKKLNDRKNILNIKKNTSHSFKILNKGEAILKEGFTIREQATQLTHQQLKDGQWKELEYRPYDINAEAPKFFPGKKHPLREIIDEIREIFLNMGFSEENGSIVASAFWNFDSLFQPQDHAAREMQDTFYVKNPLTCDLPDQTLVDETAEVHNTGGDTGSTGWQYDWDEDVAKQTVLRTHTTGISTRYLYEHEAPFKMFSVGRVFRRETITYKHLPEFHQVEGLVGGEGVNYQNLMGFLKEFYKKLGFEVRFRPAYFPYTYLSTECEVYLEDKESWIELGGSGMFRPEVLKPLGVNVPVLAFGLGIERLAMIRYDISDIRMLYKSDINWLRELPITNGVRL, from the coding sequence ATGAGTGGGGATATTAAAAAAACCATTAGTGAATTACATATTTATGAAAAAAAACTTTTAAAAGAATTAGAAAATAATCCTAATGCAACTCCAGAAGAAATAGCTAAGACTACAGGCATGGATGTTAAATCTGTTATGAGTGCAGCAGGTTCTCTTGCATCAAAAGATATTATTGAAGTAGATAAAGATGTTGAAGAAATTATTTCTTTAACTACTGATGGAAATGAATATGCAAATGAAGGACTTCCGGAACGTAAAATTCTCAGAGTATTATCTTCTAAAAAAGAAATGAATATGGGTGAGTTAGCTAAAGATGCTGATATTGATAAAAAAGAAACTAATATTGCTATTGGTTGGTTAGTTCGTAAAAATTGGGCTAAAATCAATAAAGGTATTGTAACTATAACTGATCATGGTCAAGAATCTTTTAAAAACTTAGGAACTGATGAAAAATTATTAAAACACTTGGAAGAAGCTAAAAATTCTATTAAAAGTAATTTACCTCCTGAATTATTAGATGGATTTAAAAAACTTAATGATAGGAAAAATATTTTAAATATTAAGAAAAACACCTCACACTCTTTTAAAATATTAAATAAAGGTGAAGCTATATTAAAAGAAGGTTTCACTATTCGCGAACAAGCTACTCAGTTAACACACCAACAATTAAAAGATGGGCAATGGAAAGAATTGGAATATCGTCCTTATGATATTAATGCAGAGGCTCCTAAATTTTTCCCAGGTAAAAAACATCCTTTAAGAGAAATCATTGATGAAATCAGAGAAATTTTCTTAAATATGGGGTTCAGCGAAGAAAATGGATCTATTGTTGCTTCTGCATTCTGGAACTTTGATTCTTTATTCCAGCCTCAAGATCATGCGGCACGTGAAATGCAAGATACTTTCTATGTTAAAAATCCATTGACTTGTGATTTGCCTGATCAAACATTAGTTGATGAAACTGCTGAAGTTCATAATACTGGTGGAGATACTGGTTCTACTGGTTGGCAATATGATTGGGATGAAGATGTTGCAAAACAAACAGTTCTAAGAACACATACTACTGGAATTTCAACAAGATATTTATATGAACATGAAGCTCCATTTAAAATGTTTTCAGTAGGTAGGGTATTTAGAAGAGAAACTATTACTTATAAACATTTACCTGAATTCCATCAAGTTGAAGGACTTGTTGGTGGTGAAGGTGTCAATTATCAAAATTTAATGGGCTTTTTAAAAGAATTCTATAAAAAATTAGGTTTTGAAGTTAGATTTAGACCAGCGTACTTCCCATATACTTATTTATCTACTGAATGTGAAGTTTACTTAGAAGATAAAGAAAGTTGGATTGAACTTGGAGGTTCTGGAATGTTTAGACCAGAAGTTCTCAAACCTTTAGGTGTAAATGTCCCTGTTCTTGCTTTTGGTTTAGGTATTGAAAGATTAGCTATGATTAGATATGATATTTCTGATATTCGTATGCTTTATAAAAGTGATATTAATTGGCTTCGTGAGTTACCTATTACAAATGGAGTTAGATTATAA
- the xth gene encoding exodeoxyribonuclease III, producing the protein MSIKLVSWNVNGIRAVSKKTEFWDWFDNTTADIINFQEVRATQENIPEKLANVNGFNLYINEAQKKGYSGVSTYSKIKPMNVVRGLGVEELDKEGRVLRLEYPDFTLFNIYFPNSGMKAKRLDYKLDFCNALLDLLKDLKNQGQNLIVTGDVNIAHNPIDVYNPDNCEGKSGYLIEEREWLDELLSNGFVDTFRMFDESGDNFTWWSYRTRARDRNAGWRLDYFFVNEEFKNKVKSATIKNNVFGSDHCPVTLELDL; encoded by the coding sequence ATGTCTATTAAGCTAGTTTCATGGAATGTTAATGGTATTAGAGCAGTTAGCAAAAAAACAGAGTTTTGGGATTGGTTTGATAACACTACTGCAGATATCATTAACTTTCAGGAAGTTAGAGCTACTCAAGAAAATATTCCTGAAAAACTAGCTAATGTAAATGGTTTTAATTTATATATTAATGAAGCTCAAAAAAAGGGATATAGTGGTGTTAGTACTTACTCTAAAATTAAACCTATGAATGTTGTCAGAGGTTTGGGAGTGGAAGAACTAGATAAAGAAGGTCGTGTACTAAGGCTTGAATATCCTGATTTTACTCTTTTTAATATTTATTTTCCAAATAGTGGGATGAAAGCTAAGAGATTGGATTATAAATTAGATTTTTGTAATGCTTTATTGGATTTACTTAAAGATTTAAAAAATCAAGGTCAAAATTTAATTGTCACTGGTGATGTTAATATAGCTCATAATCCTATTGATGTTTATAATCCTGATAATTGTGAAGGTAAATCTGGTTATCTTATTGAAGAAAGAGAATGGTTGGATGAATTATTGTCTAATGGGTTTGTAGATACTTTTAGGATGTTTGATGAATCTGGTGATAATTTTACCTGGTGGAGTTATAGGACTCGTGCTAGAGACCGTAATGCTGGTTGGAGATTGGATTATTTCTTTGTAAATGAAGAATTTAAAAATAAAGTAAAATCAGCAACCATAAAAAATAATGTTTTTGGTTCTGATCATTGTCCAGTTACTTTAGAATTAGATTTATAA
- a CDS encoding ATP-binding cassette domain-containing protein: MTETVIELQNIVKKYNDVAVVDDLSLKVKKGEILGFLGPNGAGKSTSINMMVGLLKPTSGTILFNGKDSSNLDKKEIGICPQDIVLWNTLTCFENLYMMGKMYNVPKKVLKDRILEILEKLHLIDKKNELISSLSGGMKRRMNIAMATIHNPSIVVLDEPSEGLDPQSRRLLWDYILYQKELGNTVILTTHLMDEADMLSDRVAIIDHGELLKLDTPKKLKQIIGKGDTVQLELNNYEDNPKIISALKSISDLNKIFETEDKINLILLDAVKKLPDIIHLVENNNSKIIDISIRQNTLEDVFIELTGRQLRE; this comes from the coding sequence ATGACTGAAACTGTAATTGAATTGCAAAATATTGTTAAAAAATACAATGATGTTGCAGTTGTAGATGATTTGTCTTTAAAAGTCAAAAAAGGTGAAATATTAGGTTTTTTAGGACCAAATGGTGCTGGAAAAAGTACGTCTATTAACATGATGGTTGGACTGTTAAAACCAACAAGTGGAACTATCTTATTCAATGGAAAAGATTCATCAAATCTTGATAAAAAAGAAATTGGAATCTGTCCACAGGATATTGTGCTATGGAATACTTTAACATGTTTTGAAAATCTTTATATGATGGGAAAAATGTATAATGTTCCAAAAAAAGTATTAAAAGATAGAATTTTGGAAATTCTTGAGAAATTACACTTAATTGATAAAAAAAATGAATTAATATCTTCTTTATCTGGAGGGATGAAACGTAGGATGAATATAGCTATGGCTACTATTCATAATCCTTCTATTGTTGTTTTGGATGAACCTTCAGAAGGTTTAGATCCACAATCTAGACGTTTATTATGGGATTATATTCTCTATCAAAAAGAATTAGGCAATACAGTTATTTTAACTACTCATTTGATGGATGAAGCAGACATGTTAAGTGATAGAGTAGCCATTATTGATCATGGTGAATTATTGAAATTAGACACTCCTAAAAAATTAAAACAGATAATTGGTAAAGGAGATACTGTTCAATTAGAATTAAATAACTATGAAGATAATCCTAAAATCATATCTGCTCTTAAATCTATTTCAGATTTAAATAAAATTTTTGAAACTGAGGATAAAATAAATCTTATTTTATTAGATGCAGTTAAAAAATTACCAGATATAATTCATTTAGTTGAAAATAATAATTCTAAAATAATTGATATTAGTATACGCCAAAATACTTTAGAAGATGTTTTTATTGAGTTAACAGGCAGGCAACTAAGAGAGTGA
- a CDS encoding TIGR02253 family HAD-type hydrolase yields the protein MMHNNPDDDRVVFFDVDDTLLDTSTFAQTARKAAIELMVDNGLPLDKDEAYGVLKTIIRQKGSNYGKHFNILTEVVLGHEDPMLVALGMITYHNVKIALLRPFAETIDTLIYLKSQGYRLGVISNGITIKQWEKLVRLNVYSFFDAVITSEEVGKKKPDKLIFDVALRKMNGDPEKSIMIGNKFKEDALGAVNAGMSAILVNSDVTEEDRMYIRKEQLDITIIENIGDVNTIL from the coding sequence ATGATGCACAATAACCCTGATGACGACCGTGTTGTATTTTTCGATGTTGATGATACATTACTTGACACTTCAACATTTGCACAAACTGCAAGAAAAGCAGCTATTGAATTAATGGTAGATAATGGATTACCTTTAGATAAAGATGAAGCTTACGGTGTTTTAAAAACAATCATAAGACAAAAAGGTTCAAATTACGGTAAACACTTTAACATATTAACAGAAGTAGTTCTAGGCCATGAAGATCCCATGCTTGTAGCTTTAGGAATGATTACATACCATAATGTCAAAATAGCTCTTTTAAGACCATTTGCCGAAACTATTGACACATTAATTTATCTTAAAAGTCAAGGATATCGCTTAGGTGTGATTTCCAATGGAATTACAATAAAACAATGGGAAAAATTAGTAAGACTTAATGTTTATTCATTTTTTGATGCTGTAATAACCTCCGAAGAAGTTGGAAAGAAAAAACCAGATAAATTAATATTTGATGTTGCATTAAGAAAAATGAATGGAGATCCTGAAAAATCAATAATGATTGGAAATAAATTTAAAGAAGATGCACTTGGAGCAGTAAATGCAGGAATGAGTGCAATACTTGTTAATTCTGATGTTACTGAAGAAGATAGAATGTATATCAGAAAAGAACAATTAGACATTACTATTATTGAAAATATTGGTGATGTTAACACAATATTATAA
- a CDS encoding DNA polymerase domain-containing protein, which produces MPEETKEQQELEAEIKSQAQKFITQLNATLPDIMELEYEGFYRRGFFVSKKRYAVIEDGEIIAKGLELVRRDWAPIVKQTQENILMDILKEGNTKKAINTVKEVLKRLKSGKIEGKELIIHTQITKPLTDYKQIGPHVIAAKKMEEHGIKVSKGTIIQYIITKGKGSISQRAVPYEYSEGLEYDRDYYINNQMIPAVGRIMYSLGYTKQDLEDLAKGEKQTSLDAFF; this is translated from the coding sequence TTGCCAGAAGAAACAAAAGAACAACAAGAATTAGAAGCTGAAATTAAAAGTCAAGCTCAAAAATTCATAACTCAACTTAATGCAACACTCCCAGATATAATGGAATTAGAGTATGAAGGATTCTATAGACGAGGATTTTTTGTAAGTAAAAAAAGATATGCAGTTATAGAAGATGGAGAAATTATAGCAAAAGGTTTGGAGTTAGTTAGAAGAGACTGGGCACCAATTGTAAAACAAACACAAGAAAACATATTAATGGATATTTTAAAAGAAGGTAATACAAAAAAAGCCATCAATACTGTTAAAGAAGTTTTAAAAAGACTTAAATCTGGGAAAATTGAAGGTAAAGAACTAATAATCCATACACAGATTACAAAACCTTTAACTGATTATAAACAAATTGGTCCACACGTAATTGCAGCTAAAAAAATGGAAGAACATGGAATTAAAGTAAGTAAAGGAACGATAATCCAATATATAATTACAAAAGGAAAAGGGTCAATTAGCCAAAGAGCAGTCCCTTACGAATACAGTGAAGGATTAGAATATGATAGAGATTATTATATCAACAATCAGATGATTCCTGCTGTTGGAAGAATAATGTACTCTTTAGGTTATACAAAACAAGATTTAGAAGATTTAGCAAAAGGAGAAAAACAAACAAGTTTAGATGCATTCTTCTAA
- the aroC gene encoding chorismate synthase — MANTIGKMFSVTSFGTSHGKAVGAVIDGCPANLELSQEDIQKELDKRKPGTSSVTTPRKESDEVQILSGIFEGKTDGTPITGVVYNNNQHSKDYSMFKNTPRPSHGDYGWMKKYGNYDYNGGGRGSGRITIGHVIAGAIAQKLLKTKNIEIISHVVQIGNIMAHSKDFKTVKENVEKNSVRCGDLEAAKAMEELILTKKQEGDSIGGIVETVAVGVPSGLGEPVFERLDGDLAKILMNINGVKGVEIGFGFDVATSCASEINDEYYIENNKIYTSTNSSGGIIGGISNGMPIISRIAVKPTPSISKCQKSVNLEKMKEEEITIKGRHDPCICPRATVVAQSSVAIVLADHMIRSGYINPSNLKI; from the coding sequence ATGGCAAATACTATTGGAAAAATGTTTTCAGTGACTAGTTTTGGTACCAGTCATGGAAAAGCAGTTGGAGCAGTTATTGACGGTTGTCCTGCTAATCTTGAATTAAGTCAAGAAGATATTCAAAAGGAATTAGATAAAAGAAAACCTGGAACAAGTAGTGTGACAACTCCCCGTAAAGAATCTGATGAAGTTCAAATTTTATCTGGAATTTTTGAAGGTAAAACAGATGGAACACCAATTACTGGAGTTGTTTACAATAACAATCAACATTCAAAAGATTATTCTATGTTTAAAAACACCCCAAGACCATCACATGGCGATTATGGTTGGATGAAAAAATACGGCAACTATGACTATAATGGTGGTGGCAGAGGAAGTGGACGAATCACAATAGGTCACGTGATTGCAGGTGCAATAGCTCAAAAGCTTTTAAAAACAAAAAATATTGAGATTATATCTCATGTTGTTCAAATTGGAAATATAATGGCTCATAGTAAGGATTTTAAAACTGTAAAAGAAAATGTTGAAAAAAATTCTGTGCGTTGTGGAGATTTAGAAGCTGCAAAAGCTATGGAAGAATTAATTTTAACTAAAAAACAAGAAGGAGACTCAATTGGAGGTATTGTAGAAACAGTAGCTGTTGGAGTTCCTTCAGGCCTTGGTGAACCTGTATTTGAAAGACTTGATGGAGATTTAGCTAAAATCCTAATGAATATAAATGGAGTAAAAGGTGTGGAAATTGGATTTGGTTTTGATGTAGCTACCAGCTGTGCATCAGAAATTAACGATGAATATTACATTGAAAATAATAAAATTTACACATCAACAAATAGTTCTGGTGGAATTATTGGTGGAATAAGTAACGGCATGCCAATAATTTCAAGAATTGCAGTTAAACCAACTCCATCAATATCAAAATGCCAAAAATCAGTGAATTTAGAAAAAATGAAAGAAGAAGAAATAACCATTAAAGGAAGACATGATCCTTGTATTTGCCCTAGAGCTACTGTTGTAGCACAATCAAGTGTAGCTATTGTTCTTGCAGACCACATGATTCGATCAGGATACATTAATCCATCAAATCTAAAAATTTAA
- a CDS encoding triphosphoribosyl-dephospho-CoA synthase, translating to MNSKTIAKIAQIASALEVSGYPKPGNVHRTRDFEDMEFEDFIISGIVIGDTIEEATSKVDENNLQNAKLGKYILNAVKETDKWVANNTNLGIVMMLTPIACGAAISDNFSQLRQNMIKLMEATTVEDAVDLYDAINIADAGGMGDQEEYDVASENAKEELRINKQTMFDVLKISAPWDRLANEMTSGMPVVFEIGYPTYDDLKRSTTSNKACVLTFLTILSEIPDTLISRKYGDDKASEVSSQAKELLSFKDDVDFENKLNEFDEYLYKNKLNPGTTADLTAASIFVSYLKLNF from the coding sequence ATGAATTCAAAAACAATAGCTAAGATAGCTCAAATTGCATCAGCATTAGAAGTAAGTGGATATCCAAAACCAGGTAATGTTCATAGAACTCGTGATTTTGAAGATATGGAATTTGAAGATTTTATAATAAGTGGAATTGTAATTGGGGATACTATTGAAGAAGCAACTTCTAAAGTCGATGAAAATAATCTTCAAAATGCAAAATTGGGTAAATATATCTTAAATGCTGTTAAAGAGACTGACAAATGGGTAGCTAATAATACAAATCTTGGAATTGTGATGATGTTAACTCCAATAGCGTGTGGAGCAGCTATTAGTGATAATTTCTCTCAACTTAGACAGAATATGATTAAATTAATGGAAGCAACAACTGTTGAGGATGCAGTTGATTTATATGATGCAATTAATATTGCAGATGCTGGAGGAATGGGTGATCAAGAAGAATATGATGTAGCTAGCGAAAACGCAAAAGAAGAGTTGAGGATAAATAAACAAACTATGTTTGATGTTTTAAAAATTTCAGCACCATGGGATAGATTAGCTAATGAAATGACTAGTGGAATGCCAGTTGTTTTTGAGATTGGTTATCCAACATATGATGATTTAAAAAGAAGCACAACATCTAACAAAGCATGTGTTTTAACATTTTTAACAATTCTTAGTGAAATTCCAGATACTTTAATTTCAAGAAAATATGGTGATGATAAAGCAAGTGAAGTATCTAGTCAAGCAAAAGAATTACTTAGCTTTAAAGATGATGTTGATTTTGAAAATAAATTAAATGAATTTGATGAATATTTATATAAAAATAAGTTAAATCCTGGAACTACTGCAGATTTAACTGCTGCTTCTATTTTTGTTAGCTATTTAAAATTAAATTTTTAA